From a single bacterium genomic region:
- a CDS encoding IS21 family transposase, which produces MPRERLSMRKIKEVLRLKRGCGLSSRAIAHSCGIARSTVAEYLRLAEAAGLTWPLAEDLDDAALESLLFPPPSSLPADQRPQPNWAQLHLELKRHKGVTLFLLWQEHKEAHPEGHQYSRFCELYGQWRGRQDLVMRQTHRAGEKLFVDYAGPTVPVVDRLTGEIRQAQVFVAVLGASNYTYCEATWTQKLPDWIASHVRALHYLGGVPQVLVPDNLKAGVTSPHLYEPDLNPTYQEMASHYEVAVLPARVCRPKDKAKVEAGVQLAERWILAKLRHRTFFSLAELNRAITELLEALNNKRFQKLAGSRRSLWEELDRPALRPLPCSPYEYAEWPRVKVHIDYHVAVDKHYYSVPHQLVGLRCEARVTASTVEVLHRGRRVASHVRSHLQGRYTTLPEHMPEHHRQHAEWTPERVVRWAGEAGGAVAAVATRIIASRPHPQQGYRSCLGVIRLGEQYGNARLEAACERALATGACSCKSLGSILKSGLDQQPLPSPVPPTPSIEHENIRGADYYAPVLPFAAAGGRPC; this is translated from the coding sequence GTGCCCAGAGAGCGGTTGTCCATGCGAAAGATCAAAGAAGTCCTGCGTTTGAAAAGAGGCTGCGGCCTGAGCAGCCGGGCCATCGCCCACAGCTGCGGCATCGCGCGTAGCACGGTGGCGGAATATCTGCGGCTGGCGGAGGCGGCGGGTCTGACATGGCCGTTGGCCGAGGATCTGGATGACGCGGCGCTGGAGTCGCTGCTGTTCCCGCCGCCGTCGTCGCTGCCGGCCGATCAGCGGCCGCAGCCGAACTGGGCACAGTTGCATCTGGAGCTGAAGCGGCACAAGGGCGTGACGCTGTTCCTGCTGTGGCAGGAACACAAGGAGGCGCATCCGGAAGGTCACCAGTACAGCCGGTTCTGCGAGTTGTACGGCCAGTGGCGCGGTCGTCAGGACCTGGTGATGCGGCAGACGCACCGCGCGGGCGAGAAACTGTTCGTCGACTACGCGGGCCCGACGGTGCCGGTGGTGGACCGGTTGACCGGCGAGATCCGGCAGGCCCAGGTGTTCGTCGCCGTGCTTGGTGCGAGCAACTACACGTACTGCGAAGCGACGTGGACGCAGAAGCTGCCGGACTGGATTGCGTCCCATGTGCGGGCGTTGCATTACCTGGGCGGCGTGCCGCAGGTGCTGGTGCCGGACAATCTCAAAGCCGGGGTGACGAGCCCGCACCTCTACGAGCCGGACCTGAACCCGACGTACCAGGAGATGGCCAGTCACTACGAGGTGGCGGTGCTGCCGGCGCGGGTATGCCGCCCGAAGGACAAGGCGAAGGTCGAGGCCGGGGTGCAGTTGGCCGAGCGCTGGATCCTTGCCAAGCTGAGGCACCGGACGTTCTTCTCGTTGGCCGAGCTGAACCGTGCGATCACGGAACTGCTGGAAGCGCTGAACAACAAGCGGTTCCAGAAACTGGCCGGCAGTCGGCGCAGTCTGTGGGAAGAACTGGATCGGCCGGCGCTCAGGCCATTGCCGTGTTCGCCGTACGAGTACGCCGAATGGCCGCGCGTGAAGGTGCACATCGACTACCACGTGGCGGTGGACAAGCACTACTACTCGGTGCCGCATCAACTGGTGGGCCTTCGCTGCGAGGCGCGGGTGACGGCGTCGACGGTAGAGGTGCTGCATCGCGGCCGTCGGGTGGCGAGCCACGTGCGCAGCCACTTGCAGGGCCGCTACACGACGCTGCCCGAACACATGCCAGAGCACCATCGGCAGCACGCCGAGTGGACGCCGGAGCGAGTGGTGCGCTGGGCTGGCGAGGCTGGTGGCGCGGTGGCGGCGGTGGCGACGCGGATCATCGCGAGCCGGCCCCATCCCCAGCAAGGCTACCGTTCGTGCCTGGGCGTGATACGACTGGGCGAGCAGTACGGAAATGCTCGTCTGGAAGCGGCCTGCGAGCGCGCACTGGCGACCGGCGCGTGCAGCTGCAAGAGCTTGGGGTCGATCCTCAAGAGCGGCCTGGACCAGCAGCCGCTGCCGTCGCCAGTGCCGCCGACACCGTCGATCGAGCACGAGAACATCCGGGGCGCCGACTACTACGCGCCCGTGCTGCCGTTCGCCGCCGCGGGAGGTCGCCCATGTTGA
- a CDS encoding zf-HC2 domain-containing protein: MNRSRRDDSQDDVHVWALKRMAPFAAGLLNEAEEETLRDHLEICEPCSECLRLVVEAPFEAEDGSHIPAAIMATWVTASGLLRGLERAMVQRHLERCADCRGDLAVLGFEPVLAPAADLAGAEPRPWADRRKDRERNRWLAGEWKPWLLGGWATTATAAALALLILRNPAPVAERDLPVGPAETREIAVVSDPGLAQPPPISTPPKEPISSRGPSLAQSSRLALTVVVAATGTTRGAGPDQAEPQPTPLPRPGETLTLRIPDPIPDYPADSPTWIMLIGPDGSAVAQMKTMLADLHGQTVISFIPGEKTPSPGAYTLRIRILPSNGAPADSVAS, translated from the coding sequence ATGAACCGTTCGCGTCGCGACGATTCGCAGGACGATGTCCACGTCTGGGCCCTGAAGCGAATGGCGCCGTTCGCAGCGGGGTTGCTGAACGAGGCCGAAGAAGAGACTCTGCGCGACCATCTGGAAATCTGTGAGCCGTGCTCTGAGTGTCTTCGCCTCGTGGTGGAGGCGCCCTTCGAGGCGGAAGATGGCTCTCATATACCGGCCGCGATCATGGCCACCTGGGTTACGGCTAGCGGGCTTCTGAGGGGGCTCGAGCGGGCGATGGTGCAACGCCATCTTGAGCGCTGTGCAGATTGCCGCGGTGATCTCGCCGTCCTAGGGTTTGAGCCTGTCCTCGCGCCGGCGGCCGATCTGGCTGGCGCGGAACCGCGGCCATGGGCCGATCGCCGCAAGGACAGGGAGCGCAATCGGTGGCTGGCCGGCGAATGGAAGCCATGGCTCCTCGGTGGTTGGGCAACGACAGCGACGGCGGCGGCTCTCGCCCTCTTGATCTTGCGCAATCCGGCGCCCGTCGCCGAGCGCGACCTACCGGTTGGGCCGGCGGAAACACGGGAAATCGCCGTCGTTAGTGATCCGGGCTTGGCTCAGCCACCCCCAATATCCACCCCGCCCAAGGAGCCGATATCATCGCGAGGCCCGTCGCTCGCTCAGAGTTCGCGACTGGCGCTGACGGTGGTGGTGGCGGCCACGGGCACTACTCGCGGCGCTGGTCCCGATCAGGCTGAGCCTCAGCCGACACCCCTTCCCCGACCCGGTGAAACGCTTACACTGCGCATTCCCGACCCCATTCCGGACTATCCGGCTGACTCTCCAACATGGATTATGTTGATTGGCCCAGACGGCAGCGCGGTAGCACAGATGAAGACCATGCTCGCAGATCTGCACGGACAAACGGTCATTTCCTTCATCCCGGGGGAAAAGACGCCGAGCCCTGGCGCCTACACATTGAGAATTCGCATCCTCCCCTCAAATGGCGCCCCGGCGGACAGTGTGGCCTCATAG
- a CDS encoding transposase — translation MMGAAGWPPGIWWPGVGHGTIIGGRSWSPGSGAYPLNLSSSSSERAHPFSRDERLTAAIIGLAKQCGRYGDRCVTRLLRPDSSRVNHKRVRRIRRLEGLIVPAQQKRRGRLWLNDGSYHPATVVAPESFVNARLRAPAGAPRPGPANSDGVGLVASGMLAAKSL, via the coding sequence ATGATGGGGGCCGCCGGATGGCCTCCTGGGATCTGGTGGCCTGGCGTTGGACATGGTACAATCATTGGGGGCAGGTCATGGTCGCCCGGCTCGGGCGCCTATCCACTGAACCTCTCATCGAGTTCGAGCGAGCGCGCACACCCGTTCTCTCGCGACGAGCGGCTGACAGCAGCGATCATCGGTCTGGCGAAGCAGTGCGGACGGTACGGCGACCGGTGCGTGACGCGGTTGCTGCGGCCCGATAGCTCGCGAGTCAACCACAAACGAGTGAGGCGGATCCGGCGTCTGGAAGGGTTGATAGTGCCGGCGCAACAGAAGAGGCGCGGCCGGCTGTGGTTGAACGACGGATCATATCATCCGGCGACGGTTGTGGCGCCGGAATCGTTTGTTAACGCGCGACTTCGCGCACCAGCGGGCGCACCACGGCCGGGCCCTGCGAATAGTGACGGCGTTGGACTAGTAGCGTCCGGAATGTTGGCGGCCAAATCACTGTAG
- a CDS encoding bifunctional (p)ppGpp synthetase/guanosine-3',5'-bis(diphosphate) 3'-pyrophosphohydrolase — protein MDVGRARAFAIAAHAGQLYGDRPYSSHLDAVAESVSRFGRIAQVVAYLHDIVEDTDATLVSVRELFGDLVADCVDLVTDSPEMSRRERKAAAHERLAGVTGSKELALIVKSADRLDNLINCLHSGDLKRWEMYHREHEAFLAAVYRPGLCESIWDRLDAVVSTGPESPPQ, from the coding sequence ATGGATGTGGGTCGGGCCAGGGCATTCGCCATTGCCGCACACGCGGGGCAGCTTTACGGCGACCGGCCGTATTCATCCCACCTGGACGCCGTGGCGGAGTCGGTGAGCCGGTTCGGCAGGATCGCCCAGGTTGTCGCCTACCTTCATGATATCGTGGAAGACACCGACGCCACGCTGGTGAGTGTGCGGGAGCTCTTCGGTGATCTTGTGGCCGACTGTGTGGATCTGGTCACGGATTCCCCGGAGATGTCTCGACGCGAGCGAAAGGCTGCTGCTCACGAACGGCTGGCCGGTGTCACGGGGTCGAAGGAATTGGCGCTCATCGTCAAGTCTGCGGACAGGCTAGACAATCTGATCAACTGTCTCCACTCAGGGGATCTGAAGCGGTGGGAAATGTACCACCGTGAGCACGAGGCCTTTCTGGCGGCGGTGTATCGCCCCGGGCTGTGCGAGTCGATCTGGGACCGCTTGGATGCGGTCGTGTCGACAGGGCCGGAATCTCCGCCACAATGA
- a CDS encoding sigma-70 family RNA polymerase sigma factor yields MSETENRETPEEPQVNWEQARGFLSRRLARKLFREDHATLDDLTQEALVRVLRAARRDTVHNLEGLMETIAERTVVDFLRSRRITRDGPTVDPHEQPDHPGLAFSPEDHPVPCLERLRFTVLEFFQENNSGCLELARHYFANRDWLVVAQDLGRPHTAVRQQWSRCRALLRASARKDASWGWEWV; encoded by the coding sequence GGTCAACTGGGAGCAGGCCCGTGGATTTCTCTCCCGGCGACTGGCGCGCAAGCTGTTCCGAGAAGACCACGCGACATTGGATGATCTGACGCAGGAGGCACTGGTCCGCGTTCTGCGAGCCGCGCGCCGCGATACAGTGCACAACCTAGAGGGTCTGATGGAGACCATTGCCGAGCGAACCGTCGTGGATTTCCTGCGCAGCCGGCGGATCACGCGGGATGGCCCCACCGTCGACCCACATGAACAGCCCGATCACCCGGGCCTCGCTTTCTCGCCTGAAGATCACCCGGTTCCCTGTCTTGAGCGTTTGCGGTTCACCGTGTTGGAGTTCTTCCAAGAGAACAACTCGGGTTGCCTGGAGTTGGCGCGCCACTATTTCGCGAACCGGGACTGGCTGGTCGTGGCCCAGGATCTCGGGCGGCCGCACACCGCCGTGCGCCAGCAGTGGAGCCGCTGCCGGGCCCTTCTGCGGGCTTCCGCACGCAAGGACGCCAGCTGGGGCTGGGAGTGGGTATGA
- a CDS encoding sigma-70 family RNA polymerase sigma factor, whose translation MNSTEDLGHHDWDQARGFLSRRLSRKLFRADQATLDDLTQEALVRLVRAARRETVLNFEGLMETIAERTLVDYLRSRRAWQKDPTIDPNEYPEHPGLAALPADDLTPSLERFQFAVLEFFQEHSSGCLDLAHHYFLERNWLEVARKQERPHTAIRQQWSRCVALLRKSAGKGAGWSWEWA comes from the coding sequence ATGAACTCAACGGAAGACCTTGGCCACCATGACTGGGATCAGGCGCGCGGATTCCTGTCGCGGCGGCTGTCGCGGAAGCTCTTCCGGGCGGATCAAGCCACTTTGGATGATCTGACGCAGGAGGCGCTCGTTCGGCTAGTGCGCGCCGCGCGCCGCGAAACCGTACTCAATTTTGAGGGCCTGATGGAGACCATCGCCGAGCGCACGCTGGTCGACTACCTGCGCAGCCGGCGGGCGTGGCAGAAAGACCCCACCATCGATCCCAATGAATACCCGGAACACCCGGGACTCGCGGCCCTGCCTGCCGACGATTTGACCCCTTCCCTCGAGCGATTCCAATTTGCCGTGCTGGAGTTCTTTCAGGAACACAGCTCGGGCTGCCTGGATCTGGCCCACCACTATTTTCTGGAACGAAACTGGCTCGAAGTGGCACGCAAACAAGAGCGACCGCACACAGCCATCCGCCAACAGTGGAGCCGCTGTGTCGCTCTGCTGCGGAAGAGTGCGGGCAAGGGCGCCGGCTGGAGTTGGGAGTGGGCATGA
- a CDS encoding ATP-binding protein: MLIHPTVEKLRDLQLGGMADALVDQLQTPDASSLSFEDRLGLLVDREEAARENRRLKTRLTQARLRLPACTEDIDYRSRRGLSKTLVLSLASCQWIKENLNVVITGPTGVGKTYLGCALAQQACRHGQRVTYQRLPRLCHDLEIAKADGSYRKRLAKLARADLLVLDDWGLAPLTPENRRDLLEVLDDRYQTRSTLITSQLPVSTWHQYLDDPTLADAILDRVIHNAHKIELTGESLRKKKGETLTATAEAG, from the coding sequence ATGTTGATCCATCCGACGGTGGAGAAGCTGCGCGACCTGCAGCTGGGCGGGATGGCCGACGCCTTGGTCGACCAGCTGCAGACCCCGGACGCATCCAGCCTGAGCTTCGAGGATCGGCTGGGGCTGCTGGTCGATCGGGAAGAGGCCGCCCGCGAGAACCGCCGACTGAAGACCCGCCTGACGCAGGCGCGTCTGCGCCTGCCGGCGTGCACGGAGGACATCGACTACCGCAGTCGTCGCGGGCTGAGCAAGACGCTGGTGTTGAGCCTGGCGTCGTGCCAATGGATCAAGGAGAATCTGAACGTGGTGATCACCGGACCGACCGGCGTCGGCAAGACGTACCTCGGCTGCGCGCTGGCGCAGCAGGCATGCCGTCACGGGCAGCGGGTCACGTACCAGCGCCTGCCGCGGCTGTGCCACGATCTGGAGATCGCCAAGGCCGACGGCAGCTACCGGAAGCGGTTGGCCAAGCTCGCACGCGCCGACCTGCTGGTGCTCGATGACTGGGGACTGGCGCCACTGACGCCAGAGAACCGGCGGGACCTGCTCGAGGTCCTCGATGACCGTTACCAGACGCGGTCGACCCTGATCACGAGCCAACTGCCGGTCAGCACCTGGCACCAGTACCTGGATGACCCAACGCTGGCTGACGCGATCCTGGACCGGGTGATCCACAACGCGCACAAGATCGAGTTGACGGGCGAGTCCCTGCGCAAAAAGAAAGGAGAAACGTTGACCGCGACTGCGGAGGCGGGCTAA
- a CDS encoding CHAT domain-containing protein: MRHCPKPIRRQRSRLAMSWLATVLQLCPVIASAQSEITGRAALQDSVGTLQSQARYAEARILAERFMAVVSQDSTALPYEITDAQQILATMTTVAGLSREGQLAFAEADSLLWLVGDLYGQAHYGEAVALTERQLEIYTRLLGPDHPKVATCWNNLALLYSTQGQYKDAEPLYRRALAIEEVVLGPHHPDVATDMNNLALLYADQGRYALGEPLHRRAMFIRETALGPDHPDVATTLNGLALAYFNQGQYARAEPLFKRSLMIRETAGDPDSLAVATGLNNLALLHATQGHYVQAEPFYRRALAIDEKTLRPDHPYLAGDLGNLALLYAAQGQYDQAMTLHIRSLAILEKSLGPVHRDVALALNNLAQLHDAQGHFEQAEPLYRRALAIRERTLNPDHPDVVHSLVNLAGLYLSTGHPDSAAIILADAAGRFESARLLVGRSTARATFQESPYPSLAIASLSSGAFEKAWPAMEKSCGRALADLLVAARRRPLTESETAIEDGLERAVIELEPRLEALIRAAHIDSTPESMQREEATRLELLSAESHLSEFRQAMALRYPIAEGQSYPLPRVQAALGDKQAIVGWLDFEIRKGTFVSWVYVIRSRGPVAWVQLPGFAGTKSPSPFDQARACYDALDHAGNSDTIVAAFSAARVQPVLPALSGIEALVVVPTGAMATIPVEALVDELGRPLLDAFSISYAPSSTIYTWLHEESTGASSTDDRQAAVSRALLIGDPPYTPSQRAAMAAEGTDVVTVTASPVAAANLRSAVVGDEEALALLPRLRNSRTEVRSIAKLAGNTSVLLGPEASEQALVALADSGDLGAYRTIHIATHALVDQQRPERSCLVLSRVDLPDAYEAAKLGERIYDGRLTVQEILQQWELDADLVTLSACETGLGQDVRGEGLVGFAHAFLQAGAKSLLVSLWKVDDRATALLMTRFYENLWQQQMSKVAALREAKQWLRDYRDTLGQRPYANPGYWSGFVLVGSPR, encoded by the coding sequence GTGCGCCATTGCCCCAAGCCAATCCGCCGTCAACGGTCCCGTCTCGCCATGTCTTGGCTGGCAACGGTATTGCAGCTCTGCCCGGTGATCGCAAGCGCACAAAGCGAGATCACTGGGCGCGCCGCGCTTCAGGACAGCGTTGGCACGTTGCAGTCCCAGGCACGCTATGCAGAAGCACGAATTCTGGCCGAGAGATTTATGGCGGTAGTGAGTCAAGATTCGACTGCGCTCCCGTACGAAATCACAGACGCGCAGCAGATCCTGGCAACTATGACGACGGTCGCCGGGTTGTCACGGGAGGGTCAGCTCGCCTTTGCAGAAGCGGACAGTTTGCTGTGGCTCGTCGGGGATCTTTACGGTCAAGCCCATTACGGCGAAGCGGTAGCACTAACGGAGAGACAACTTGAAATCTACACACGGCTGTTGGGGCCCGATCACCCAAAGGTCGCCACATGCTGGAACAATCTCGCGCTCTTGTACTCTACTCAGGGACAGTACAAAGATGCCGAGCCGCTCTATAGGCGCGCGCTGGCGATTGAGGAGGTTGTTCTCGGCCCGCATCATCCCGATGTAGCAACAGACATGAACAACCTCGCGCTACTGTACGCCGACCAAGGCCGGTACGCGCTCGGTGAGCCGCTTCACAGGCGTGCGATGTTCATCCGTGAGACGGCTCTCGGCCCAGACCATCCCGATGTGGCCACTACCTTGAACGGTCTCGCGCTCGCCTACTTCAATCAAGGTCAATACGCACGAGCCGAGCCCCTTTTTAAGCGGTCGCTGATGATCCGCGAGACGGCCGGCGACCCGGATTCGCTCGCCGTGGCCACGGGCCTGAACAATCTCGCACTGCTACACGCCACCCAGGGCCATTATGTACAAGCCGAGCCATTTTACAGGCGAGCGCTGGCGATAGACGAGAAGACCCTCAGGCCGGATCATCCGTATTTGGCGGGTGATCTCGGAAACCTGGCACTTCTGTACGCCGCCCAGGGCCAGTACGACCAGGCCATGACTCTCCATATCCGCTCGCTCGCGATCCTGGAAAAGTCCCTCGGCCCGGTTCATCGCGACGTGGCTTTGGCCCTGAACAACCTCGCGCAACTTCACGACGCCCAGGGCCATTTCGAGCAAGCCGAACCGCTGTACAGGCGCGCACTGGCTATAAGGGAAAGGACCTTGAACCCGGACCATCCCGATGTGGTGCATAGTCTCGTCAATCTTGCGGGGCTCTACCTGTCAACTGGTCATCCCGACAGCGCTGCAATCATTCTGGCCGACGCGGCTGGTCGCTTCGAATCCGCTCGGCTGCTGGTTGGCCGAAGCACCGCCCGCGCCACGTTCCAAGAATCGCCCTACCCGAGTCTGGCGATAGCATCGCTGTCCAGTGGTGCGTTCGAAAAGGCCTGGCCGGCGATGGAGAAATCCTGCGGCCGGGCACTGGCTGATCTGCTCGTGGCAGCCAGGCGGCGTCCATTGACGGAATCGGAAACGGCTATCGAGGACGGCTTGGAACGGGCGGTCATTGAGCTCGAGCCGAGGTTAGAGGCTCTTATCAGAGCCGCACATATCGACAGCACGCCTGAGTCCATGCAACGGGAGGAGGCGACCCGGCTCGAGTTGCTGTCCGCCGAGTCCCACCTGAGCGAGTTCAGGCAGGCCATGGCCTTAAGGTATCCGATCGCCGAAGGCCAGAGCTACCCCCTGCCGCGCGTGCAAGCGGCCCTTGGCGACAAGCAGGCAATCGTGGGCTGGCTCGATTTCGAGATCAGAAAAGGCACATTCGTGTCCTGGGTCTACGTGATACGCAGCCGGGGACCTGTCGCCTGGGTACAGCTGCCCGGGTTCGCCGGGACGAAGTCCCCATCGCCCTTTGACCAAGCTCGTGCCTGCTACGACGCGCTCGACCACGCAGGCAACTCGGACACAATCGTTGCCGCATTTTCCGCAGCCCGCGTTCAACCCGTTCTTCCGGCTCTAAGCGGCATTGAGGCCCTGGTCGTCGTTCCAACCGGTGCGATGGCCACCATTCCGGTCGAAGCGCTGGTCGACGAGCTTGGTCGCCCGCTTTTGGACGCCTTTTCAATTTCCTACGCCCCCTCATCGACGATCTACACTTGGCTGCACGAGGAAAGCACGGGGGCCTCTTCAACGGACGACCGTCAAGCGGCTGTCAGCAGGGCGCTACTTATTGGCGACCCGCCGTATACGCCTTCCCAGCGGGCCGCCATGGCGGCGGAAGGAACAGATGTTGTCACGGTTACCGCCAGCCCTGTGGCCGCGGCGAACTTGCGCAGTGCCGTCGTCGGAGACGAGGAGGCGCTGGCCCTGCTCCCAAGACTGCGCAATTCGCGGACCGAGGTGCGTTCCATCGCGAAGCTGGCCGGCAACACGTCCGTCCTGCTTGGCCCGGAGGCGTCGGAACAAGCGCTCGTCGCACTTGCCGATTCTGGGGATCTTGGCGCGTACCGAACGATTCATATTGCAACGCATGCGCTGGTTGACCAGCAGCGACCGGAGCGGTCATGCCTGGTGCTCTCGCGCGTAGATCTGCCGGATGCCTACGAGGCGGCGAAACTGGGTGAACGGATCTATGACGGCCGATTGACGGTGCAAGAGATCCTGCAGCAATGGGAACTGGATGCGGATCTGGTGACGTTGAGCGCGTGCGAGACCGGCCTTGGCCAGGATGTTCGCGGCGAAGGCCTGGTGGGGTTCGCGCATGCGTTTCTACAGGCGGGGGCAAAGAGCCTGCTGGTAAGCCTGTGGAAGGTGGATGATCGCGCAACCGCGTTGCTAATGACCAGGTTTTACGAGAATCTCTGGCAGCAGCAAATGTCCAAAGTGGCGGCATTGCGCGAGGCCAAGCAATGGTTGCGCGATTACAGGGACACATTGGGACAACGTCCGTATGCGAATCCCGGCTACTGGTCTGGGTTTGTGTTGGTCGGATCGCCGCGATAG
- a CDS encoding transposase family protein, translating to MWTYDFVHERTQDGRALRVMTVLDEYSRECLAVEVGRRLNSRNVIATFARLFHEHGVSEHIRSDNGSEMTAKEVRKFLGMLHVDTLYIEPGSPWENGYIESFNGKPRDELLNGEISYTVLEAKVLVEQWRRHYNQVRPHSSLGYRPPAPEAVRLPPLGRVA from the coding sequence GTGTGGACGTACGACTTCGTGCACGAGCGGACGCAGGACGGCCGGGCTCTGCGGGTGATGACGGTGCTGGACGAGTACAGCCGGGAATGCCTGGCGGTCGAGGTCGGCCGACGGCTGAACTCGAGGAACGTGATTGCGACGTTCGCCCGGCTGTTCCATGAGCACGGCGTGTCGGAGCACATCCGGTCAGACAACGGCTCCGAGATGACGGCGAAGGAAGTCCGGAAGTTCCTGGGCATGCTGCACGTGGACACGCTGTACATCGAACCCGGCAGCCCGTGGGAGAACGGGTATATCGAGAGCTTCAACGGGAAGCCGCGGGACGAGCTGCTGAATGGAGAGATCTCTTACACGGTGCTTGAGGCAAAGGTCTTGGTGGAGCAGTGGCGGCGGCACTACAATCAAGTCCGACCGCACAGTTCCCTGGGCTACCGGCCGCCAGCCCCGGAGGCCGTCAGGTTGCCCCCATTGGGGCGAGTCGCCTAA
- a CDS encoding zf-HC2 domain-containing protein: MSKSRSDSFLDDPHAWVRQRLLPFETGLLDEAEEQRIRGHIDGCGECSERWRILCEEAAHAEIGAHIPAAIMATWSLAGARLQGLERAMVERHLGRCADCREDLRVLGFEPALGPARVAESVEHPKVVAGGRGQRHRGPSRDWGFGRWAMTLWGPTATAAALLLAVMRGPATRQLAQNEIDVPQSSAPPVEVVTVPQAPSVVPAIPKPDDRPARRPRQSARPSIGFAIFAQTVGDTRSASRAFGDDSFAPEPTPGPSSGETLNIPFRADLPELPDDSPAWIVVRDSDDKLVARFRTTLGKFKENNANLSLSPGDTGLAPGKYVVRVVFEPAAPAVAESLTNRFAIK; encoded by the coding sequence ATGAGCAAATCACGCAGTGACTCCTTCCTTGATGATCCCCACGCCTGGGTCCGGCAGCGTCTTTTGCCTTTCGAGACCGGCCTTCTGGACGAGGCCGAAGAACAGCGCATCCGAGGACATATCGATGGTTGTGGCGAATGCTCTGAACGATGGCGGATCCTCTGCGAAGAGGCGGCCCACGCGGAAATTGGTGCACATATTCCGGCCGCGATCATGGCCACGTGGTCGCTGGCCGGCGCTCGGTTGCAGGGGCTCGAGCGCGCGATGGTGGAGCGGCACCTCGGGCGCTGCGCGGACTGCCGTGAGGATCTTCGGGTGCTGGGATTCGAGCCAGCGCTCGGGCCGGCACGTGTTGCCGAATCCGTTGAGCATCCCAAGGTGGTGGCCGGCGGTCGCGGTCAGCGCCACCGGGGCCCGTCCCGCGACTGGGGTTTCGGCAGGTGGGCGATGACGTTATGGGGCCCGACGGCTACAGCCGCCGCCTTGCTGCTTGCGGTCATGCGTGGTCCAGCCACGAGGCAATTGGCTCAGAATGAAATCGATGTTCCGCAGAGCAGCGCGCCACCTGTCGAAGTCGTCACCGTGCCCCAAGCGCCGTCGGTCGTGCCCGCCATACCGAAACCGGATGATCGGCCGGCGCGGCGTCCCCGACAGTCAGCGCGGCCCAGTATCGGGTTCGCAATATTCGCGCAGACTGTGGGGGACACGCGGAGCGCCAGTCGGGCATTTGGCGATGATTCGTTTGCGCCGGAACCGACACCCGGGCCATCAAGCGGCGAGACACTCAATATCCCTTTCAGAGCCGATCTTCCTGAATTGCCCGACGATTCACCGGCCTGGATCGTTGTGCGCGATTCGGACGACAAACTTGTCGCGCGCTTCAGGACCACCCTGGGCAAGTTCAAGGAGAACAATGCGAACCTGAGCCTTTCGCCCGGCGACACTGGACTTGCCCCTGGTAAATACGTCGTGCGGGTGGTGTTCGAACCTGCGGCGCCGGCCGTTGCCGAAAGCCTGACCAACCGTTTCGCCATCAAGTAG